A segment of the Rattus rattus isolate New Zealand chromosome 4, Rrattus_CSIRO_v1, whole genome shotgun sequence genome:
CCTTCTCATGCATTAAACCCTTAAGCATATTTATGATgcaaaacagatttatttttatccaaaCCGTGAGCATTattaggaaaatggaaaagaaagcagtCTTCAGCAATCGGAGGTGACAAAGCCTCTTAAACCACTGACTTTATGATCGCCAATGTGCTTTCTCTAGCCTCTGAGGTTAAGGCTTTCTCTTAAGTAAGGTAGAAGGTTTTTTAGTCTGGACttgcatttctctctccttttctactcTTTGATGAAAAGTAAGTTGAGTTTTCATAtcatcttcattctttctctgtttacgGAGGACCGATGTTAAAAGTCTTAAGAGCTACAGACATAAACAACAGGAAAGGACATTCATTAAGGACCAAGTCTGAAACGTGAGGCAATATACCCACCCACATTGTAGTCCAaagcatgcagacacacagaatcTCAAGTTCTGCCCAAACTAAACTAAATCACCAAGTACTGAGTACGAAGAAGGACCAGACAATTCTTATGCAGACTGAAGGGCCAAACGTGCTGATCAATGACATTGAAAACCTCTGGGTGAATAGACACTCAGCAAGCCTGGCTTTTTCCTCAGGGGTGTTCTCTTTAAGAAACACATGCTTTTCTACCCCCTTAACTTGAATCACATGGAGACTTTGACTAGATACCCAGAGCAAATTTTCAAAGACTTAGATATAGTGTTCTGGCCTGAAGCCCAGCTATTTACATCTCTTTTAGAGTTCCTCAGTGAGTGTATTGTCTAACTGGGGTGGAGAACTTTTGCGCTTTCTTCTTTTTGGGTTCCTGAGATGCTATGGGCGTGGCGAGGGAGTTCTGCATTGCAAAGGAGAGTTCATCAATAGCCAGGACGATTTCATCAAGACTATAGtacaggggagggaagggatgtttgccaaatgtacataagaaatactcaagttaataaaaaaaaaaaaaaagagagaacaaaaaaaaaaaataacaaaaaaaaaaaaaaaaaaaaaaagactatagtACAGGAACATCTCAAATGGTACCTCCCAGCTGGCAGTAGCAGTCCCTGGAACTTAGTTCAAAGGCACATTAGAGACCCTGtgcaaagcatattcaaacaaaaCACACCGTGAGTGGATACCCGCAGCTTTTGGTAGTGAGCTCTTCAAATGTTTAGGGAGATGGGATGAACTTAGGCATTTGCAAGCTGGCGCCAGaacattattttgtataattatcCAAGACACATTACCTCTGAGAAGTCTATCCCATAATGAGTTGCAATCTTAAGGATTGTTAAGACCTCTAACCTCTCATGCCCAGTCACTCTTAGCAATAATGTTCTGCCCTTCTTTAGGGGTCAACACACAATGTGAATGCTTGTTCTGTGAAGTCCTACACTCCTGATGAAATACCCCAGCATGCTTTAAGTGGGTGGGTGCCTGTATTCACCTAGAGGTTTTGAATGCTCTAGATCAATTCTCTTGGCCCTTACTTCTACCTCCCGATCCCATAGGAAAATTCTCATTTTGCTAGCCAAAACTGAGAAGTGACAACGTGAGACTCAATTAACTACTTACATCTGACTCACGACGTGCAGCACCCTGTAGGCCTACCAGGATGCTGGTTAAGGTCCGTTCCATCTCCTGGGCCAGTAGTATGGCTTCTATGGGTGTGGTTATTGCCATCATGTCAACCTTCTGTTGAGAGGAACAGACCtgttaattttcttcttcagaacAGCGTTTCATTCTACATTCTACACAGTGATGAGACTTGCATGATCTGATAGTTTCCACAGCCTTGGAGTCCGCTGAGTCTGGCTGGCTCACTTCCAAACACTGATTTAATTGAGAGGATCATATAGTTTACCTGCAGAGGTCATTTTTAATGTGCTACAGACCAAGGACATGGAGGATAAATGGCCTAGGTATCTATTCAATTATTCCAGTAGCTTTGGAAGTCTGTGGCGATAGCACAGTTTTCTCAatttcagaaattttttttttaaagctttgattACAAACAACAGCAAGATTTTAGATGTAATGTCCCCGAGTTTCGGACCGTTTCTTTTGAGTTTCTTCCCTGAGAAATGAGGCGGAGTGAGGCACTGACAAGGCAGACAATAAATACCTGAACCTGTGGATGAATTAGTGACATGAGAGGGGGCGTTAACAGATTGGTACATATGCTGTTCCTCAGTCTATACGACATCTGGATCAAGTTAGGAGGGAACGGAAAAGCTTGTTAACACACAACCCTAAAGTCCCGCCCACAGATAGCCTGGCCATGGACTGGGGTCGACGAATTCACATTTCTTAGGATCCTCAGGTGGAGCTGGTGCTGCTGACGCACAGACCGCCCTTGGTCTAAACACCACGTCAGTGACTAAGTCTTACCCCAAAGGCACAAGCTTCTTGAGCTTAGCTATAAAGAAGACCATCTGACAACAcgaataaactaataaaatgacAACCAATCAGTTCCTGGACTAGACAAAGCCCCGCAGAGATGATCACAGCAACATCATAGTTACCTCAAAGGTTGGAGGGCAGATCGCTGCGTTACGTTTCCAGAGATGTTTTAGAAATGCATCTGCATCTTCCCTCCTGGTGTTAGCCAGGGTTTCAAAGTACTCGACAAAAGGAGGAATTCTCTTGCCatttctgaaactgtaggccTAGAATAGAGATGAGAATATGAGAACACCGAGGGCAAGGGAAGATTCATTTTGTTACGAACACTTCCAGTCATTAATTGTTAGATTCAGGACAGAGGCACAGTGAAAGTTTCATTAATCCCAACATGTCTACATTTAAAACGAAAACCACATATTGGTATAAACCCATTtattctgcctccctctgctgttAAATGCCGGTTTATTTGGGAGGACCCActgaaaatgtctttttccttCGTATAGTCTATGATTTGAGTTCTAAATCAACAGACTGCAAAACATCAACATCCTCACCATCGAGTTGCTATTTTGCCCAATATCAGATTGCAGATGTAGCAACGAACATTTCTACAGGCTATCAAATCCACTGTCACCCGGATGAGAGCAAAATCTTCCCACATAGCTGCTTAAGAGCCCATACTAACCATTGCTAAATACACATGGGAGGTATGCAGGTGGTAAGCCACGACTCGGTTCAAAGCATCTGTGCATTCTTGAGAAAAGGGTCGGCAGGAAAACATTTCAGCATTAAGGGGAATTCAACCGTAAAAGGAACTTCTCACTGTCGTCCAGTGCTTCTTAAATCTGATATGTCAGCCCACTTCTAACAGCAAGGTGAAATTCCTGCCAGCTGTGATTAATAGTAGTAACTAACTGACCAATAAAGACACCGTTTCTCAATGAAAGAATGACTCTAGTCAAAGGATACCAGAAAGAGATGTTTGTGGGAAAAGCTTTCCTTTCTAATTACCTCCATGTTCGGTGTTCTTGCTCGTATTTCTAAACATGAGTAGAGAAGGCTGATGTTCTCCGGGATAGCAGTGCAATGTAACTCATTGCCTTCACTCACTCGTCTCCTTTAAACCCTATGAGAGCAGCATGCTGGCTCAGCGGAGAGTCTGCCCCGTGACCCCAAACCTTGTACAAAAGGCCTCAGCAAGACACAGCTGAGCTTAATGTGGGATAAGGCAGAGTtctgaaaaatcaaaatcatgTCAGCTGGGGAGAGTAGGGCCGAGTCTCTGACAAGTATACACTTTAAATTTGTCTTATTTGGGGCAGAGAAACTGAACCGGAAGTAAGGCATTTGCCTGGGGAACAGGAGCACAAAACTGTAGCTACCAGATGAGGTCATCATTTCCCAGTTCCTCTGTGGGGATCTTTGGGTTCACTCCATCGTTCTGAAGTCTCTCTGTGTTCTGGCATCAACTTCTCCATTGTCTCCTGAGAACAGGGGCTGCTGAACTTATTTCACTATTTCTATGGCCCATTAATGGGGTGATCTTAGGCAGTGTGTTGAATCGGTGCTGATTAATTGCAGTATATTGGCCATGTAAGTAAAGGGTAAAATATTCCGTCTGCCTGGTGGATCTCTACTTGGACTTAAATCATGTCTGGATGAATACAAATGGAAATAGCATGTATCCAAAAGTCCCTCTCTGTGAGGTGGTGAGGAGCTTAGCAGCCtccagagggaagagggaagagggaggagggaggacggaGGACGGAGGAGGGAGGACGGAGGACGGAGGACGGAGGACGGAGGACGGAGGACGGAGGACGGAGGACGGAGGAGTCATGTTAAATGAAGGGACTAAGCTTTCAGGGCTGAATTTCACATACAAGATCATCTTAAGGAAGGaatgattataaaaatgttaCTTTGTTTGTCTCTTTCGATTCCTGATTCAACACTGCCCTTGTCCCAGTTGAATTTATGCTTCCATTTTAGAAAGGAGAGGTGGTTTAAGACAGTGCATCTCACACCACAGTTTGCAAAGGAATCACCTGGGGCTTTGATTCAAATGCAAAACTCTGATTGGTGGAGCCTGACATTGCACCTCTAACCTGCTGCTGCCAATGCAGGGACACAccttgagagaaaagtttttaagGACATTCTTGAAAAGCTTCTAATAAAGTTCTGTAAGGTAGAAATCACACTGCTGGTGATctttgagggaggaaagaaaagaagacgtTCTCCAGAAGCTACTGTGCTGCCCTGACATGTCAGAACTGTCAAGATCTCCATGGCAGAGAGTTCTTGGGATGCAGAAGTGCTAAAACATTTGGGACTACTGGACTCTGAAGGTCAAAGCAAGGCAAGGGGAAAGAGCGCAGTAGCCGTGAAGATTGTCCACTGGTTCTGCTCACAGCTCAGTAGAGCAAGAATCCAATTCATCCTCTCCCAGTTCATGATACTTTTCAAAAGATCAGAATACTGTGCAAGGAATAAGAGCTAGTTAT
Coding sequences within it:
- the LOC116898330 gene encoding ferritin heavy chain-like, which encodes MFSCRPFSQECTDALNRVVAYHLHTSHVYLAMAYSFRNGKRIPPFVEYFETLANTRREDADAFLKHLWKRNAAICPPTFEKVDMMAITTPIEAILLAQEMERTLTSILVGLQGAARRESDLLRLLTSVLRKQRKNEDDMKTQLTFHQRVEKEREMQVQTKKPSTVSGLRGFVTSDC